The window GTGCACCTCGAGCCCGGATTCCCGCCGGAGACCGCGGCCGCTCTGGCCGCCGACGGCTACCAGATCCTGGACTGGGCCAACCGCGCGCCGTACTTCGGTGGGGTCTCGATGGCCACCCGCTCCGGCCTGGCCGCCGATCCGCGCCGTGGCGGTTTCGCCATCCCGCTCTGAACCCGCGCAGATGTCCGGGAGAAGAGCCGGGGCACGGGACGAGGGACGGGCACGGTCCACAGGACCGAGCAGGCGCCGGCCGCAGCGCCGGCGACCGGGCCTCGACCCGGGCCCGCCGAAGCGTCAGCCGTCGGACGGCCCCGCGTCGGCGGCGGCCAGCGAGACGGCGCCGGACACGGTGCGTCCCTTGACGGTCAGCGAGCTGCCCTCGAGGTGCTCGACCACCGGCAGGGTGCTGCGCGCGGTACCGGACACCGTGGTCAGCTCGACCTTGGCCGCCACCCCGGCGTGGATCCCGACGTGCAGGGACCCCGACACCGCCGCCAGATCGACGGTGCCGCGGCTCGCGTCGCGGATGTCGATGTCACCGGACACCGTGCGCACCATGGCCCGTCCGTCGGCTCGCCCCACGGCGACCGCGCCGGAGGCGGTCTTGACCTCGATGCGCTCGGCGCGCCCGGTGATCCCGACCGCGGCCGACTCGGTCCGGGCGCGGACGCCCGACCCGGCGGGGGCGGTGATGCGGACGATGAACCCGCTGTGCCAGCGACGGCGGGCCGGCTCGCTGTCGACGATCAGCTTGCCGTTGTCGAACGACACCAGCACGTCCTCGGTGGCGTCGTCGGACGGCCCCGGCGCGGGCTGCTCGGCCGGCGTCCAGCCGGACACCGAGCGGATGACGTCGTCCAGGAAGCCGCCCGGGGCGTCGTCGGCGGTGATCACGTCGACGGTGGTCATGCTGGTGTCGGTCAGCTCGACGGTGACCGCGCCGGCGGCGTTGCGCACCTCGCAGGTGATCGGCTCGGGTGTCAGGTAGTGGTGCATCGGATCCTCCGGAGGCAGGGCTGGTCGGGCGGGGGCTGCGGATCAGCCCTGGACGTAACCGCTGATGGTCTCCCCGCGGGGGGTGTCGCGGTCGTGGCGCTCCGCCTTGTCCTTCCACTTGCGCGGCAGGTCGGTCTTGATGGACTCGGCGACGGCCCGGGAGATGAACGAGTTCAGCGAGACACCCTGCTCGGCGGCGGCCTTCTCGGCCCGGCCCTTGAGCTCGTTGAACATCCGGACCGTGGTCCGGGTGAGGTCACCGCCGGCCTCGGCGAACGTCCGCTCGTGGCCGCGGTCCGTCCCGTCGGCGTCGCCGCCGTCGTCGCGGGCGGTGTCCGGGGTCGCGGCCGGCGTGGCCGTGCCGCCGGGAGCCCGGTCGGCGACCACCCGCACGTCGCGGCCCTCGATGCGGACGTCGACCGTCACCGGGGTGCCACCCGCGGACAGCTGGCGGGTCACCTCCGCGGCCAGGTCGGACAGGGCGTGCATGAGCGCGAGCCGGGCCGACGGCTCCAGGGCGGCGGCAACGGCCGACGCGGCCCGTCGGGTGGCCTCGTCACCCAGGGAGGCCGCCGCGGTCAGGTTGTCGCGGAGTTCGGAGGTGTACGTCGAAAGGTCCATGACACCACTGTGACACCACAGGTGACACCACGCAAGGGAAACGTGGTGTCAGGGACCCGGAGAACGGCGCCGACGCGGCTCCACCGGGCTCCGACCTGCGGCGAAAGGCCCACTAGAGTACGGGGAATGACCCTCGCCAGCGCCAGCCGTTACGTGTCCCTGCTCGGTGACCAGGTCCGCAACGAGCTCGCCGCCAGTCAGCAGTACCTGGCGATCGCCGTGTGGTTCGACTCCCACGACCTGCCCCAGCTGGCGCGGCACTTCTACCGGCAGTCGGTCGAGGAGCGCAACCACGCGATGATGATGGTCCAGTGGATGCTGGACCGGGACCTCCCGGTGACCATCCCGTCGGTGCCCGAGGTGCGCAACGACTTCGCCGAGGTCACCGAGCCGATCGCGCTGGCACTGAGCCAGGAGAAGCAGGTCACCGATCAGATCCGCACCCTGTTCGCCACCGCGCGGGAGGAGAACGACGCGCTGGGTGAGCAGTTCATGCTGTGGTTCCTCAAGGAGCAGGTCGAGGAGGTCGCGTCCATGAGCACGCTGTTGACCATCGCGCAGCGGGCCGGCCGGGACTGGTTCGAGATCGAGACGTTCCTGGCCCGCGAGCTCGTCGGCGACGGCGGCCTCGACACCGACGCGCCGACGGCCGCGGGCGGGGCGCTGTAGCCCGTGCTGCGTGTGCAACTCGTCGGCGCGACCAGCTTCTCGCCGCCCGCCGACGTCCCCTGGGACACCGACGCCGACGGCGGACAGGCGCTGGCCGAGTTCGCCGGCCGCGCGTGCTACCAGTCGTGGTCCAAGCCGGTGGCCTCGACGGCGACCAATGCGGGCTACCTGCGGCACATCCTGCAGGTCGGGCACCTGTCGGTGCTGGAGCACGCCAGCGCGACCTTCTACGTCACCGGGGTGTCCCGTGCCCTGGCCCACGAGCTGATCCGGCACCGGCACCTGTCGGTGTCGGAGCTGTCGCAACGTCATCATCCCGCCGAGGACGTCGTCGTCCCCACCGCGATCGAGCGCGACCCCGAGTTGCGTGAGCTGTTCCTGACCTCGACGGCGGCGGCCCGGGAGGCCTACACGACCGTCCTCACCGCGCTGGAGGCCAAGGTGGAGACCGCCCCGGCCGGGACGCTCAACCGTAAGCAGGCCCGCCAGGCCGCCCGCTCGGTGCTCACCCACGCCACTCCCACGGTGCTGGTCGTGACCGGCAACCTCCGGGCGTGGCGGCACTTCGTCGGGATGCGCGCCTCCGACGCCGCCGACACCGAGATCCGCGCGCTGGCCGTCACCGTCCTGCGGGAGCTGCTGCAGGTGGCGCCGCACGCGTTCACCGACTTTCGGATCTCCCAGCTCCCCGACGGCTCGGAGACCGCGGCCAGCCCGCTGATCGGCGAGGGCTGACGCTTCCCCGGGTGTCCGTCGGCCCCGCCGGCTGCGTCACCGTCGGCGGTGATGGGTACCGTCGCGTCTGTGCCTGATACCGGACCCACCACCGTCGCCCAGCGCGAGCGGGCCGCCCTCGCGGACCTCTTCGACGAGGTCGGGCCCGACCAGCCCACGCTCGACGAGGGGTGGCTGACCGCCGACCTGCTGCACCATCTGCTGATCCGCGAGGAGCGACCGGACGCCGCCGTCGCGCAGTTCGTCGGACCGTTGAACTTCTGGGCCGAGCGGGTCGTCGACGGGTACCGGAAGCTGCCGTGGGCGCAACGGGTGGACCGCTGGCGGCAGGGACCGTCGGGTCTGAGTCCGGCCCGCATCGGCAGGATCGACGCGGCGATGAACACCGTCGAGCACTTCATCCACCACGAGGACGTGCGTCGCGGGGTGCCCGGCTGGACCGTGCGCACCCTGGACCCGGAGACCGGACAGGCGGTCCTGGACGCCGTCCGCAGTCGGATGTCGGGTCTGCAGCTGAGGAAGCTCGGCGTGGGCGTGCAGGGACGGCTGCCGGACCGGCGGACCTTCCAGATCCGGCTCGGCGACCCGGCCGTCACGCTGGTCGGCGCCCCGAGCGAGCTGCTGTTGTGGATCAGCGGCCGTCGCACCGCGTGTGAGGTGGAAGTCGAGGGCTCACCGGCCGCGCTGGAGATGGTTGAGCGGGCCTCCCGGCGGTAGGTTGAGCGCATGACAACCCTGTTCGCGGGCCCGACCGGGCGTCCGGGACGGCCTTTCGGGACCGTCCTCTCGGCGATGATCACCCCGTTCGACGCCGAGGGCAGGCTCGACCTGAAGGTCGCGGCCGAGCTCGCGACCCGGCTGGTGGACTCCGGCGGGCACGACGGGCTGGTCCTCAACGGCACCACCGGCGAGTGCCCGACGACCACCGACGCCGAGAAGGCGGACCTCATCCGGGCCGTCGTCGACGCGGTCGGCGACCGTTGCACCATCGTCGCCGGCGCCAGCACCTACGACACCGCGCACTCGATCCAGCAGGCCCGGGACGCCGAGAAGGCGGGTGCCCACGGCACCCTGCTGGTCACCCCGTACTACTCCCGGCCGCAGCAGGCCGGCCTGCTCGCGCACTTCACTGCCGTCGCCGACGCCACCGACCTGCCCGTGATGCTGTACGACATCCCGGCCCGTTCGGTGGTGCCGATCGAGGTCGACACCATGCTCCGGCTCGCCGAGCACCCGCGGATCACCGCGGTGAAGGACGCCAAGGGCGACCTGCTCGCCGGCGCCCGGGTGATGAACGAGAGCGATCTGGCCTTCTACTCCGGCGACGACCCGCTGACCCTGCCGTGGATGTCCATCGGCGCGGTCGGCATCGTCAGCATCATCGCCCACGTCGTCGGACCGCACGTCCGCGCCCTGGTCGACGCCGCCAACGCCGGTGACCTCGTCGAGGCACGCCGGATCCACAACCTGCTGATGCCGGCGCACACCGCCATGGCGCGGACCGGCGGCGGCGCCGGCCTCGTCTTCGCCAAAGCCGCCCTGCGCCTGCAGGGTCTCGAAGTGGGCGATCCGCGGCTCCCGCAGCTGCCGGCCACTCCTTCCCAGATCGAGCTGATCGCCGGCGATCTGGACCGAATCCAAGAGCTGAGTAACTGACACGTGAGCAGTGCCAACCAGAATCGCAACCAGAACACCCCGAACCGCGGCGGGTCCAACCAGGGCCAGGGCGGCTACCGGTCGCAGGCGCCCGCGCCGAAGCCGCAGCTGACGCCGCCGCCGAAGCTGGCCGACAACGCCCTGCGCGTCGTCGCCCTCGGCGGGATCGGTGAGATCGGCCGCAACATGACGGTCTACGAGTACCGCGGGAAACTGCTGATCGTGGACTGCGGTGTGCTGTTCCCCGAGGCCACCGAGCCCGGCGTCGACCTCATCCTGCCCGACCTGCGGCTCATCGAGGACCGCATCGAGGACATCGAGGCCGTCGTCATCACCCACGGCCACGAGGACCACATCGGTGCGCTGCCGTGGCTGCTCCGGCTGCGTCACGACATCCCGGTGCTGGGCGCGAAGTTCTCGCTCGCCCTCATCGAGGCCAAGTGCCGCGAGCACCACCTCAAGCCCAACCTGCAGGTCGTCACCGAGGGCGAGCTGCGCTCGACCGGCGACTTCGACCTGGAGTTCTTCGCGGTCAACCACTCCATCCCGGACGCGCTCGCCGTCGGCATCCGCACCGACGCCGGCACCGTGCTGCACACCGGTGACATCAAGCTCGACCAGCTGCCGTTGGACGGCCGCCTCACCGACCTCGGCGGTTTCAGCCGGTTCGGCGACGAGGGCGTCGACCTGTTCCTGGTGGACTCCACCAACGCCGAGGTGCCCGGGTTCGTCCCGCCGGAGCGCGACATCGGGCCGGTGCTCGACTCCTACATCGGTGCCGCCCGCCAGCGGGTCATCGTCGCGTCGTTCGCGTCGCACGTGCACCGCATCCAGCAGGTCATCGACGCCGCCTACAAGCACAAGCGCAAGATCGCCTTCGTCGGCCGGTCGATGGTGCGCAACATGCAGATCGCCCAGGAGCTGGGGTACCTGCACGTGCCGGACGGCATCGTCCGGTCGCTGGACAAGCTGCTCGACCTGCCGCCCAGCCAGGTGGTGCTCATCTCCACCGGCTCGCAGGGCGAGCCGCTGTCGGCGCTGTCCCGGATGGCCCGCGGCGACCACCGCCAGGTCAACCTGGAGGAGGGCGACACCGTCATCCTGGCGTCCTCGATGATCCCCGGCAACGAGACCTCGGTCTTCACCGTGGTCAACGAGCTCGCCCGGATCGGCGCCCAGGTGATCCACCAGGCCAACGCCAAGGTGCACGTCTCCGGTCACGCCTCGGCCGGCGAGCTGCTGTACCTGTACAACGCGGTCAAGCCCAAGAACGTGATGCCCGTGCACGGTGAATGGCGCCACCTGCGCGCCAACGCCAAGCTCGCGAACCTGACCGGTGTCCCCGAGTCCCGCATCCTGCTGGCCCCCGACGGCGTGGTCGTGGACCTCGTCGAGGGCAGAGCGTCGATCGTCGGCGGCTTCGAGGTCGGGCACGTGTACGTGGACGGCAACGCCGTCGGCGACGTCGGGACCTCGACGCTGTCCGACCGCCTGGTGCTGGGCGAGGGCGGCTTCATCTCCATCACCATCGCCATCGACGGGCTCACCGGACGCGCGGTGCAGTCACCGCAGATCTCCGGGCGCGGCTTCTCCGACGACCCGAAGGCGCTCGACGCCGTCCTGCCGCTGATCGAGATGGAGTTGTCGGTCACCGAGGCCGACGGCATCACCGACCCGCACCGCATCGCGCAATCCGTCCGTCGGATCGTCGGCAAATGGGTCGGCGAGGTCTACCGCCGTCGCCCGATGATCGTCCCCACCGTCATCACGGTCTGAGTTCCGCGGACCTCACAGCCGGCTCGGACCGGCGGTGAGGTTGCCGACGCCGCGATGTCATCACCGCGCGGATCCGGACCTCGGCCGTTAACAGGCGGGCACCGGCGACGACACGGACGGGTCCGAGACTCGACGGGTGACCACCTCCCTCGGTACCCCGGGTCGCGGCCGGCCGGCCGGCGCGAGCGGCACCCTGACGCACTGCCCGTACTGCAGCCTGCAGTGCGGCATCCGCATGGTGGCCGGCGACCGGCCCGCCACGCTGCAGCCGCAGGAGGACTTCCCCACCAACCGCGGGGGACTGTGCTCCAAGGGCTGGACCGCGGCGAACCTGCTGGACCACCCGGACCGGCTGCTCACCCCGCTGGTCCGCCAGGTCCGCGGGGACCGGACGTCGGCGTTGCGCCCGGCGACCTGGGACGAGGCGCTCGGTCGCATCGTCGAGGCCATCGGACAGGCGCAGCTCCGGTACGGGCCGGACGGGGTCGGCTGCTTCGGCGGCGGCGGGCTGACCAACGAGAAGGCCTACCAGTTCGGCAAGTTCGCCCGGGTCGCGCTGCGGACCAGCGCGATCGACTACAACGGCCGGTTCTGCATGTCGTCGGCGGCCACCGCCGCCAACCGGGCGTTCGGTATCGACCGGGG is drawn from Nakamurella deserti and contains these coding sequences:
- a CDS encoding DUF4097 family beta strand repeat-containing protein, encoding MHHYLTPEPITCEVRNAAGAVTVELTDTSMTTVDVITADDAPGGFLDDVIRSVSGWTPAEQPAPGPSDDATEDVLVSFDNGKLIVDSEPARRRWHSGFIVRITAPAGSGVRARTESAAVGITGRAERIEVKTASGAVAVGRADGRAMVRTVSGDIDIRDASRGTVDLAAVSGSLHVGIHAGVAAKVELTTVSGTARSTLPVVEHLEGSSLTVKGRTVSGAVSLAAADAGPSDG
- a CDS encoding toxin-antitoxin system HicB family antitoxin → MDLSTYTSELRDNLTAAASLGDEATRRAASAVAAALEPSARLALMHALSDLAAEVTRQLSAGGTPVTVDVRIEGRDVRVVADRAPGGTATPAATPDTARDDGGDADGTDRGHERTFAEAGGDLTRTTVRMFNELKGRAEKAAAEQGVSLNSFISRAVAESIKTDLPRKWKDKAERHDRDTPRGETISGYVQG
- a CDS encoding ferritin, with the protein product MTLASASRYVSLLGDQVRNELAASQQYLAIAVWFDSHDLPQLARHFYRQSVEERNHAMMMVQWMLDRDLPVTIPSVPEVRNDFAEVTEPIALALSQEKQVTDQIRTLFATAREENDALGEQFMLWFLKEQVEEVASMSTLLTIAQRAGRDWFEIETFLARELVGDGGLDTDAPTAAGGAL
- the thyX gene encoding FAD-dependent thymidylate synthase; this translates as MLRVQLVGATSFSPPADVPWDTDADGGQALAEFAGRACYQSWSKPVASTATNAGYLRHILQVGHLSVLEHASATFYVTGVSRALAHELIRHRHLSVSELSQRHHPAEDVVVPTAIERDPELRELFLTSTAAAREAYTTVLTALEAKVETAPAGTLNRKQARQAARSVLTHATPTVLVVTGNLRAWRHFVGMRASDAADTEIRALAVTVLRELLQVAPHAFTDFRISQLPDGSETAASPLIGEG
- a CDS encoding TIGR03085 family metal-binding protein — translated: MPDTGPTTVAQRERAALADLFDEVGPDQPTLDEGWLTADLLHHLLIREERPDAAVAQFVGPLNFWAERVVDGYRKLPWAQRVDRWRQGPSGLSPARIGRIDAAMNTVEHFIHHEDVRRGVPGWTVRTLDPETGQAVLDAVRSRMSGLQLRKLGVGVQGRLPDRRTFQIRLGDPAVTLVGAPSELLLWISGRRTACEVEVEGSPAALEMVERASRR
- the dapA gene encoding 4-hydroxy-tetrahydrodipicolinate synthase produces the protein MTTLFAGPTGRPGRPFGTVLSAMITPFDAEGRLDLKVAAELATRLVDSGGHDGLVLNGTTGECPTTTDAEKADLIRAVVDAVGDRCTIVAGASTYDTAHSIQQARDAEKAGAHGTLLVTPYYSRPQQAGLLAHFTAVADATDLPVMLYDIPARSVVPIEVDTMLRLAEHPRITAVKDAKGDLLAGARVMNESDLAFYSGDDPLTLPWMSIGAVGIVSIIAHVVGPHVRALVDAANAGDLVEARRIHNLLMPAHTAMARTGGGAGLVFAKAALRLQGLEVGDPRLPQLPATPSQIELIAGDLDRIQELSN
- a CDS encoding ribonuclease J — translated: MSSANQNRNQNTPNRGGSNQGQGGYRSQAPAPKPQLTPPPKLADNALRVVALGGIGEIGRNMTVYEYRGKLLIVDCGVLFPEATEPGVDLILPDLRLIEDRIEDIEAVVITHGHEDHIGALPWLLRLRHDIPVLGAKFSLALIEAKCREHHLKPNLQVVTEGELRSTGDFDLEFFAVNHSIPDALAVGIRTDAGTVLHTGDIKLDQLPLDGRLTDLGGFSRFGDEGVDLFLVDSTNAEVPGFVPPERDIGPVLDSYIGAARQRVIVASFASHVHRIQQVIDAAYKHKRKIAFVGRSMVRNMQIAQELGYLHVPDGIVRSLDKLLDLPPSQVVLISTGSQGEPLSALSRMARGDHRQVNLEEGDTVILASSMIPGNETSVFTVVNELARIGAQVIHQANAKVHVSGHASAGELLYLYNAVKPKNVMPVHGEWRHLRANAKLANLTGVPESRILLAPDGVVVDLVEGRASIVGGFEVGHVYVDGNAVGDVGTSTLSDRLVLGEGGFISITIAIDGLTGRAVQSPQISGRGFSDDPKALDAVLPLIEMELSVTEADGITDPHRIAQSVRRIVGKWVGEVYRRRPMIVPTVITV